The Chryseobacterium sp. 52 genome includes a region encoding these proteins:
- a CDS encoding winged helix-turn-helix transcriptional regulator, which produces MAKIIENGIEREASCTEELFAMRDSLDVLGGKWKLMILRYLTNRPDQQIHFKKLERGIDGISAKMLSKELKELEINLLITRKIQDTKPITVVYAVTEYGKSVFPVTETLVKWGIIHREKIKESMG; this is translated from the coding sequence ATGGCAAAAATTATAGAAAACGGAATAGAAAGAGAGGCAAGCTGCACAGAAGAACTGTTTGCCATGCGTGACAGCCTGGATGTTCTGGGCGGAAAATGGAAGCTGATGATCTTACGATATCTTACCAACAGGCCAGACCAGCAGATCCACTTCAAAAAATTAGAACGTGGGATTGACGGGATTTCAGCAAAAATGCTGAGTAAAGAACTGAAAGAACTTGAAATCAATCTTCTCATTACAAGAAAGATTCAGGATACAAAACCAATTACTGTTGTTTATGCCGTGACAGAATACGGAAAATCGGTATTTCCGGTAACCGAAACATTAGTAAAATGGGGAATTATTCATCGGGAGAAGATCAAAGAATCGATGGGTTGA
- a CDS encoding thioredoxin family protein, producing MKTFILFLMLVPCFCLSQMKTGTFSDLEILMKEDPRPIIIHLYTDWCSVCKMEKYTLNKDQATVDLINEHFYMVSFEAEKTKEKIQFQGKEFEYLPNGNSGIHELALALSKNKNQPVYPLWIVLDKNQKLMYYHEGIITPEKIKQKLLEISAL from the coding sequence ATGAAAACTTTTATTTTATTTTTAATGTTAGTGCCTTGTTTTTGTCTGTCTCAGATGAAGACAGGCACTTTTTCTGATCTTGAAATTTTGATGAAAGAAGATCCGAGACCGATTATCATCCATTTATACACAGACTGGTGCTCAGTTTGTAAAATGGAAAAGTATACCCTAAATAAAGATCAGGCGACTGTTGATCTGATCAATGAACATTTTTATATGGTCAGTTTTGAAGCTGAAAAAACAAAGGAAAAGATACAGTTTCAGGGAAAGGAATTTGAATATCTGCCCAATGGAAACTCCGGAATCCATGAACTGGCTCTGGCTTTGTCTAAAAATAAAAACCAGCCTGTATATCCGTTGTGGATTGTTTTGGATAAAAATCAAAAGCTCATGTATTATCATGAAGGCATCATTACTCCTGAAAAGATAAAGCAGAAACTTTTGGAAATTTCTGCTTTGTAA
- a CDS encoding DoxX family membrane protein, translated as MTDKNIHFPQLFLRLAISVTMLSAVADRFGFWGANSAWGNWTNFEIYTRKLTFFLPESLSIFSAYTATFFEVLFPLMLLLGFKTRIGAYGAGFLLLIFAISMTIALGAKAPLDFSVWVGSAGAFLLAVQPKYFFSIDHLTNK; from the coding sequence ATGACAGACAAAAATATTCATTTTCCGCAGTTATTTTTAAGGCTTGCCATTTCTGTGACCATGCTTTCTGCAGTAGCAGACAGATTTGGCTTCTGGGGGGCAAATTCTGCATGGGGAAACTGGACCAACTTTGAAATATATACCCGAAAACTTACTTTTTTCCTACCGGAAAGTTTAAGTATATTTTCCGCTTATACTGCAACATTTTTTGAAGTACTTTTTCCATTAATGCTGCTTTTGGGATTTAAAACCAGAATTGGAGCTTATGGAGCGGGCTTTCTTTTGCTAATTTTTGCAATATCGATGACGATAGCACTGGGAGCTAAAGCGCCACTTGATTTTTCTGTCTGGGTGGGAAGTGCAGGAGCATTTTTATTGGCTGTTCAGCCGAAATATTTTTTTAGTATAGATCATTTAACCAATAAATAA
- a CDS encoding cupin domain-containing protein, with protein sequence MNKIPRRVVTGIKNGKSVIIEDQQTENAVEHLPGLIISDIWNTQKMPAALNFETRIPNTGFPQTPENGTYFRYVIIPPDKDLGVEFKTGEPHPMMHQTQTLDYIIILSGELYLIMEEGETLLKPGDIVIQRGTNHAWSNRSGEPCIQLAILIDAEN encoded by the coding sequence ATGAATAAAATCCCCAGACGCGTCGTAACAGGAATTAAAAACGGAAAATCAGTCATTATTGAAGATCAGCAGACTGAAAATGCAGTAGAACATCTTCCGGGCCTAATCATTTCGGATATCTGGAATACGCAGAAAATGCCGGCTGCATTAAATTTTGAAACAAGAATTCCCAACACAGGATTTCCACAGACTCCTGAAAACGGAACCTATTTCCGCTATGTGATCATTCCACCTGATAAAGATCTTGGCGTTGAATTCAAAACCGGAGAACCTCATCCGATGATGCACCAAACTCAAACTCTGGATTACATTATTATTCTTTCGGGAGAGCTCTATCTGATCATGGAAGAAGGGGAAACACTTCTTAAACCGGGCGATATTGTTATTCAAAGAGGAACTAATCATGCCTGGAGCAACCGATCCGGTGAGCCATGCATTCAACTGGCAATTTTGATTGATGCCGAAAATTGA
- a CDS encoding NADP-dependent oxidoreductase: MKAIILNENFQLKQAEIEKPHPKSHEVLIQIKASGFNPIDYQMIENELERKLLKSPVLGREISGIVVEKGADVHQFNIGDEVYCGSGSMGSNGSYAEYIAVPDAIVAFKPKSISFEQAAAIPSAGLTALQIFRRLKLKNDDTVLVTGATGGVGSFVIKFLITNHFQKIVATVGSEENRQILLELGLKSHQIINYKEENLKENLLKANENQSFDFGIDLVGNYMSEITADVLKINGTYADVTALVTKDAHETLFNKGTVIMNISNYSYSMNKDYQYYKGSLDEISKLIENGTISPPNYKNIGNLSLDTVLKAHSMLKNNQTQGHKLIMKH; this comes from the coding sequence ATGAAAGCCATTATATTAAATGAAAATTTTCAGCTTAAACAAGCTGAAATTGAAAAACCTCACCCGAAAAGTCATGAAGTTTTAATCCAGATCAAAGCCAGCGGTTTTAATCCTATCGATTATCAGATGATTGAGAACGAACTGGAACGGAAACTTCTTAAATCACCTGTTTTAGGTCGGGAAATTTCGGGAATTGTTGTTGAGAAAGGAGCAGATGTCCATCAATTCAATATCGGAGACGAAGTATACTGCGGAAGCGGATCTATGGGAAGTAATGGCTCTTATGCTGAATACATTGCTGTCCCTGATGCTATTGTTGCATTTAAACCTAAAAGTATTTCTTTCGAACAGGCCGCTGCCATTCCATCAGCCGGACTTACAGCGCTCCAGATTTTCAGACGCCTAAAACTAAAAAATGATGATACTGTTCTGGTAACGGGCGCAACAGGTGGCGTCGGTTCTTTTGTAATCAAATTTTTAATAACCAATCATTTTCAGAAAATTGTAGCTACTGTCGGAAGTGAAGAAAACAGACAGATTCTTCTGGAATTAGGGTTAAAAAGCCATCAGATCATTAATTATAAAGAAGAAAACCTTAAAGAAAATCTTTTAAAAGCCAATGAGAATCAATCTTTCGACTTCGGAATTGATCTCGTAGGAAACTATATGTCAGAAATCACTGCGGATGTTTTAAAAATAAACGGAACATATGCAGATGTAACAGCTTTGGTCACAAAAGACGCCCACGAAACCCTTTTCAATAAAGGAACCGTGATTATGAATATTTCCAACTATTCCTACAGCATGAACAAAGATTATCAATACTACAAAGGAAGTTTAGATGAAATTTCGAAACTTATTGAAAACGGAACAATCAGTCCACCCAATTATAAAAACATAGGAAACCTTTCTTTAGACACTGTTTTAAAAGCTCATTCTATGCTTAAAAACAATCAGACCCAAGGTCATAAACTTATCATGAAACATTAA
- a CDS encoding carboxymuconolactone decarboxylase family protein, with protein sequence MSARLNIATVDSAAYKAMLGLEGYLQTISLNHIQKELIKIRASQINKCAFCLDMHTKDAIKYGETTQRIFILEGWREAKEFFTEEEQSLLAMTEEITLISHQGLTEETFQKAKQHFDDAQIAQIIMAIVTINAWNRIAVSTHLPVAK encoded by the coding sequence ATGAGCGCAAGATTAAATATTGCCACAGTAGATTCAGCTGCTTACAAAGCGATGTTGGGACTGGAAGGATACCTTCAGACCATTTCATTAAACCACATTCAAAAGGAATTAATTAAAATCAGAGCTTCGCAGATCAATAAATGTGCTTTCTGTCTTGATATGCACACAAAAGATGCGATCAAATATGGAGAGACCACTCAAAGAATTTTCATTCTTGAAGGATGGAGAGAAGCGAAAGAGTTTTTCACGGAAGAAGAGCAGTCTCTTTTGGCAATGACGGAAGAAATCACCCTGATCAGCCATCAAGGTCTTACGGAAGAAACTTTCCAAAAGGCAAAACAGCATTTTGATGATGCACAGATAGCCCAGATCATTATGGCTATTGTAACGATCAATGCATGGAATAGAATTGCAGTAAGTACACACTTGCCAGTTGCAAAATAG
- a CDS encoding DUF1304 domain-containing protein: MELVAKILIAIVALEHIYILWMEMFAWETKGKEVFKAALPAEMFKPTKGLAANQGLYNGFLAAGLIWSLLIEDPKWQTNVALFFLSCVAIAGIYGAISATKKIFFVQALPAILAIIAVVLSNFFQLLQR, translated from the coding sequence ATGGAACTTGTTGCTAAAATCCTGATCGCCATCGTTGCGCTGGAACATATTTATATCCTGTGGATGGAAATGTTCGCCTGGGAAACCAAAGGAAAAGAAGTATTTAAAGCGGCATTGCCGGCGGAAATGTTTAAACCCACTAAAGGTCTTGCTGCCAACCAGGGACTTTATAATGGTTTTCTTGCGGCAGGACTGATCTGGTCACTTCTAATTGAAGATCCAAAGTGGCAAACCAATGTTGCTCTATTTTTCCTGAGTTGTGTGGCGATTGCCGGAATTTATGGAGCTATTTCAGCAACAAAGAAGATCTTTTTTGTACAGGCATTGCCAGCGATACTGGCGATTATTGCTGTAGTTTTGAGTAATTTTTTTCAACTTTTACAGAGATAA
- a CDS encoding Crp/Fnr family transcriptional regulator — MDNFKAHLNKFITVTDEEYASIFSFFQEIEVKKKQNLMLHGEICRSMYFVSVGCLRKFFVNKKGTEQTTEFAIENWWITDTFAFERQIKSDFCIQAVEHSTIFVITLAQQELLLQKHPAMERYFRMIYQRASAASEKRIRYLYEMSREEFYVHFSTLYPWFIQRIPQYLIASYLNLTPEYLSEIRAKLRS, encoded by the coding sequence ATGGATAATTTCAAAGCACATTTAAATAAATTTATCACAGTTACAGACGAAGAATATGCTTCTATATTTTCTTTTTTTCAGGAGATAGAAGTGAAAAAAAAACAGAATCTGATGCTTCACGGTGAAATCTGCAGATCGATGTATTTTGTTTCTGTGGGCTGTCTGAGAAAGTTTTTTGTGAATAAAAAAGGAACAGAGCAGACTACGGAATTTGCAATAGAAAACTGGTGGATCACAGATACATTTGCGTTTGAGAGACAGATCAAGTCAGATTTTTGTATTCAGGCTGTTGAGCACTCTACAATTTTTGTTATCACTCTTGCGCAGCAGGAACTTTTACTGCAAAAACATCCGGCAATGGAACGGTATTTCAGGATGATTTATCAGAGAGCATCTGCTGCTTCCGAAAAACGGATCCGTTATCTGTATGAGATGTCCAGAGAAGAATTTTATGTGCATTTCAGTACATTGTATCCCTGGTTTATCCAAAGAATCCCGCAGTATTTAATTGCTTCCTATTTAAACCTTACTCCGGAATATCTGAGTGAAATCAGAGCGAAATTACGTTCTTAA
- a CDS encoding TonB-dependent receptor plug domain-containing protein: protein MKRILFSTVLLSSYCFSQETDSLSLQQHIKTDSTTVSKAKITTSNIEDVVITGTIKPTSRSKSPVAVEIYSQKFFQKNPTPSIFEAIAMVNGVKPQLNCSVCNTGDIHINGLEGPYTMILIDGMPIVSSLSTVYGLSGIPNSLVDRIEVVKGPASSIYGSEAMGGVINIITKNALTAPKLSVDLMTSTWSENNFDLATKFNVGKNAASLLSLNYFSFKEKIDRNKDNFTDAALQSRVSIFNKWNFQRKENRQASFAMRYLYEDRFGGEMQWNRSHRGSGDVYGESIYTNRAEVFGLYQWPLKEYIVTQFSYNYHDQNSFYGSNPYNALQKVAFAQTYWSKKLGKHDITSGVTFKRTFYDDNTPGTLSGDGVTNEPMKSPIWGAFVQDQWEINDKNTLLVGYRFDYDKIHHEVHSPRFAWKFSPNPYHTLRFNFGTGFRVVNLFTEDHAALTGSREVLIKSDLKPERSVNGNLNYIWKIPVGSRLLQLDASAFYTYFSNKIVGDFDTDPDKIIYDNLHGYGISRGASMNVDFSFSFPLSVNLGVTYLDVYQKFDGENKKSQQLHAPKWSGTYNLTYKFPNNLTVDFTGQFYGPMRLPVLPNDYRPEYSPFYSLANIQVSKSFKSGFEVYCGIKNLFNFTPKDPLMRPFDPFDKSVDDPVSNPNHYTFDTTYGYAPMQRIRGFLGIKYTLK from the coding sequence ATGAAGCGAATACTATTTTCTACTGTCCTTTTATCCTCTTATTGTTTTTCTCAGGAGACGGACAGTCTGAGTTTACAACAACATATAAAAACCGATTCCACAACAGTTTCCAAAGCAAAAATAACGACCAGTAATATTGAAGATGTTGTCATTACCGGAACGATAAAACCTACAAGCAGATCAAAAAGCCCGGTAGCCGTTGAGATCTACAGTCAGAAATTTTTCCAGAAAAATCCAACACCGAGTATTTTTGAAGCCATTGCAATGGTGAATGGCGTAAAACCACAGTTGAACTGTTCGGTCTGCAACACAGGAGATATTCATATCAATGGTCTTGAAGGACCTTACACGATGATTCTGATTGATGGAATGCCTATTGTAAGTTCTCTTTCTACAGTGTACGGATTGAGCGGAATTCCGAACAGTCTTGTAGACAGGATTGAGGTCGTAAAAGGTCCGGCTTCTTCTATTTACGGTTCTGAAGCAATGGGTGGAGTGATCAACATTATCACTAAAAATGCACTTACAGCTCCGAAATTGAGTGTTGACTTGATGACAAGCACATGGAGTGAGAATAATTTTGATCTTGCTACAAAATTTAATGTTGGGAAGAATGCAGCCTCTTTATTAAGCTTAAACTATTTCAGTTTTAAAGAAAAGATAGACCGGAACAAAGACAACTTTACAGATGCTGCATTGCAAAGCAGAGTTTCAATTTTTAATAAATGGAATTTTCAAAGAAAAGAAAACCGTCAGGCAAGTTTTGCAATGAGGTATTTATACGAAGACCGTTTCGGTGGCGAAATGCAGTGGAACCGATCTCACCGTGGAAGTGGTGATGTATATGGAGAAAGTATTTATACCAACAGAGCAGAAGTTTTTGGACTCTATCAATGGCCTTTAAAAGAATATATCGTTACCCAGTTCTCTTACAATTATCATGATCAGAACTCTTTTTATGGCAGTAATCCGTATAATGCACTTCAGAAAGTAGCTTTTGCACAGACCTATTGGAGTAAAAAGCTGGGAAAACATGACATAACAAGTGGAGTGACTTTCAAAAGAACTTTTTATGATGACAATACGCCCGGAACTTTATCCGGAGACGGAGTCACCAATGAACCGATGAAGTCGCCGATCTGGGGAGCTTTTGTTCAGGATCAGTGGGAAATTAATGATAAAAATACTTTACTGGTCGGCTATCGTTTTGATTATGACAAGATTCATCATGAAGTACATTCGCCCAGATTTGCATGGAAATTTTCCCCGAATCCTTATCATACGCTTAGGTTTAATTTCGGAACAGGATTCAGAGTGGTGAATCTGTTTACGGAAGACCACGCTGCTTTGACAGGTTCACGTGAAGTATTGATCAAGTCGGATCTGAAGCCTGAAAGATCAGTCAACGGAAACCTGAACTATATCTGGAAAATTCCGGTGGGAAGCCGTTTGCTGCAACTTGATGCCTCTGCATTTTATACCTATTTCAGCAATAAGATTGTCGGTGATTTTGATACAGACCCGGATAAAATTATTTATGATAACCTTCATGGATATGGGATTTCAAGAGGGGCCTCAATGAATGTGGATTTCAGTTTCAGCTTTCCTTTGAGTGTTAATTTAGGAGTGACCTATCTGGATGTTTATCAAAAATTTGACGGGGAAAATAAAAAATCACAGCAGCTGCATGCCCCGAAATGGAGCGGAACCTACAATCTGACTTATAAGTTCCCTAATAATCTGACGGTAGATTTTACAGGACAGTTCTACGGACCGATGAGGCTTCCGGTACTTCCTAATGACTACCGCCCGGAATATTCACCCTTCTATTCTTTGGCTAATATTCAGGTTTCAAAAAGCTTTAAATCAGGTTTTGAGGTCTATTGCGGGATTAAAAACCTGTTCAATTTTACCCCGAAAGATCCTTTGATGAGGCCGTTTGACCCGTTTGATAAATCTGTTGATGACCCGGTAAGCAACCCTAACCATTATACTTTTGATACGACATACGGCTATGCGCCGATGCAGAGAATCAGAGGATTTCTGGGAATAAAATATACTTTGAAATGA